In Papaver somniferum cultivar HN1 chromosome 1, ASM357369v1, whole genome shotgun sequence, a genomic segment contains:
- the LOC113352971 gene encoding uncharacterized protein LOC113352971, with product MREPEITRNPIHKVNRVDNGSDILRRLEALEMNHGSNQTMSCNSEPRTYPSTICGDQSHIGPHCPLFYPSETTRDQTFPIQTTPNPKGVNQGNRSGSSNHNEHTKAVITLRSGKTLENSVEPPKDSSLAENETEVDQTSSKDPNGPESSKSPSEEDIPERVYIPPAPFPQRLAKKKPNTYAEILDIFKKVKVNLPLLDAIKHVPAMAKFLKEMCTVKRDASVHKKAFLTQYISSIISQKYPVKFKDPGCPTVTCVIGKQTIDNALLDLGASVNLLPFSVYEQLGLGKMKPTRITLQLADRSVKIPRGIIEVFLVQVENFIYPVDFVILDTQPVSSQDLNIPIILGRPFLATANVVIHCQIVLVEFSFGNQKISVNVFKALQAPPDPEHYESICMIDSLVENTFTTNSVSDPLEACLAHLL from the exons ATGAGGGAGCCTGAAATAACTAGGAACCCTATCCATAAGGTCAATAGAGTTGATAATGGGTCTGATATCCTTAGAcgtctagaggccttagagaTGAACCATGGGTCCAACCAGACTATGAGCTGTAATAGTGAGCCCAGAACCTATCCATCTACCATTTGTGGTGATCAAAGTCATATTGGACCTCATTGTCCCTTGTTTTACCCAAGTGAAACTACCCGTGACCAG ACATTTCCTATCCAAACGACTCCAAACCCTAAAGGAGTTAACCAGGGTAATAGATCAGGTAGTTCTAACCACAATGAGCATACCAAAGCAGTtatcacccttaggagtggtaaaactctAGAGAACTCAGTAGAACCACCCAAGGATAGTAGTCTGGCTGAAAATGAGACAGAGGTTGACCAAACTTCGTCTAAGGACCCTAATGGGCCTGAAAGTTCTAAGAGTCCAAGTGAGGAAGATATCCCTGAGAGAGTGTACATACCACCTGCACCATTTCCTCAGAGACTCGCTAAGAAAAAGCCTAATACATATGCTGAAATCCTAGACATCTTTAAGAAAGTTAAGGTCAACCTGCCCTTGTTAGATGCAATTAAACAtgtaccggctatggccaagttcCTAAAAGAGATGTGCACCGTAAAGAGAGACGCGAGTGTCCATAAGAAGGCCTTTTTGACCCAATATATTAGTTCCATAATCTCACAAAAGTACCCAGTAAAATTTAAAGATCCTGGTTGTCCTACTGTCACATGTGTCATAGGTAAACAAACGATAGACAATGCTCTATTAGATCTTGGGGCTAGTGTGAATCTTTTACCTTTCTCGGTATATGAACAACTTGGACTAGGTAAGATGAAACCAACTAGGATAACACTACAGTTAGCCGATAGGTCAGTCAAAATACCACGTGGAATTATTGAAGTATTTTTGGTTCAGGTAGAAAACTTTATCTATCCAGTTGACTTTGTAattttagacactcaacctgtctcTAGTCAAGATCTCAATATCCCAATCATCCTAGGTCGTCCGTTTCTAGCCACTGCAAATGTTGTCATACATTGTCAAATTGTCCtagtagaattttcctttgggaaTCAGAAAATCTCAGTGAACGTTTTTAAGGCGTTACAAGCCCCACCGGACCCCGAACACTACGAGTCTATATGCATGATTGATTCTCTAGTTGAGAATACCTTTACCACCAATAGTGTTAGCGATCCTTTAGAGGCGTGCTTGGCCCAcctactatga